CCACCCATCCTTCGTGTTCGATGCCGATGCTTCGGGTGTTGTAGTTCCAGTTGCCCGCGTGCCAGCCGACGTTGCGTTCGCGGACGCACTGGGCGATGTGTCCGTCCTTGGAGCGCACCACATAGTGGGATGAAACCTTCTTCGCCGAGTTCTGGAAGATGGCGAGTGTGTCGGCGTAGGTCTCCTGTGTGACGTGGACGATCACGTAGTCGATGGGGTAGGTGCTGGGGCGGTTGGCGGCCGTGTAGTTGGAGCTGCTCGCCGGAACCCACTCGGCGAGCGGATAGTCGACCGCCTGAGGCCGGGCCGTGGCGCGGGTGGCGGGGAGGAGCGCGGTGGGGACAGCGGCCAGGGCCGCTCCCTGCAACAGCCTGCGCCTGCTGGGGAAACGTCTTGCTCGATCCATGGCTGGCCTGCCTCTCGGTGGGGGGAACCGCTGGATTCTCAGTGGGGCAACAGCACGGCCGCCTCTCGCAGCCGCGCGTGCAGCCCCCGGTGAGTTTCGCGCGCGGGCGGCCACTCCTTGCGGAGCTTGGCCACGCACGTGTAGTTGGTGTCGCAGACATTGGTGAGCGGCGACTCGACGGTCTGGGTCGCGAACTGGTACGCGTCGAGCTCGCTGAAGCCGTAGTCCCGCACCAGCCACTGCAACAGGTCGGGTTGGGATATTCGGAAGGCGTCCTCGAGCGGACGTGCCGAGCCGGTGGAGATGATGTGGGTGTCGGACTCCAGGCGCGGCCAGGGTGTGGTGATCCCCTTCAGGAGTTCGACGATCACGACTGTGTTCATCGCGCACTCGACGGCGACTCCGCAGGTTTCTCCCTCGCCCTGCGGGGCGTGTCCGTCACCAAGGCTCAGGAGCGCGCCCTCCACGTTCACCCCGAGGTGGCAGGTGACGCCTGCCCGCA
This Streptomyces sp. NBC_01283 DNA region includes the following protein-coding sequences:
- a CDS encoding N-acetylmuramoyl-L-alanine amidase; this translates as MDRARRFPSRRRLLQGAALAAVPTALLPATRATARPQAVDYPLAEWVPASSSNYTAANRPSTYPIDYVIVHVTQETYADTLAIFQNSAKKVSSHYVVRSKDGHIAQCVRERNVGWHAGNWNYNTRSIGIEHEGWVDQPEYFTDAMYEQSALLTSAICDTYDIPKDRKHIIGHVEVPGTDHTDPGVHWDWTRYIRLVNSA